The Aedes albopictus strain Foshan chromosome 1, AalbF5, whole genome shotgun sequence genomic interval tcaagggattttttcaccagtcacgtacaataaaaagtatgacaatctcaatatttttgatcacaacactggatcgcgtctaagtttcaaatagatactatagtaattacgaataatcaaactaaagtatcatgaaaacaacttgtttaattcaggcggtagccttaacaataaaatcagcatcaaaatataattctcgaaataatttacacagaaaaaaattttttttttgttactaaatgtaaaaattgtgaaatgtttgaaatgtcataacttttttgttcatcagtttaccatcaccaaaattttatggtagatagctgatataatgggccatttcccctaaaaaattgaagttggtaaaaagatagggttttgagatatttgagtttttgtgacaaagatcatattttttcaaagtagaaaaagaaattttttatagtgtatattttctaaggaatcatcatttagttatctaactttgctgaaaaatttataacaatcgaacaatccgtttttgcagTACAGCTTTTATAATATTTTAGAACTactttcgcatacacccttttgaaaagttagtcgtgagtgaatatgaaggtttaatatcaaaaaatggcgatttatatgaaattaaaaaactgtgcaaagtttcagatatttttgaaatggtcgctcaggatcgactgacatgactccgtggaattcctcgccTTTGTTTGCTGCACGGGTAAAAGCTGTACGCTTCCCCCGTCAGGAACTTTGCCGTTTTGGCTTCTCCGGTTTTTGGGTGCGTTCGAACTTTAGGGTTTCAAGGGTGGGTGGCACACGTAGGTACTTACCTATGtacaaaagaaaaataaaaagtcTTCGGAATAAGACTGACGTCGTCGCCGGTCGGAAAAGCGCCGTTTCTCGTTTGATAAGATTGAAGGTTAGTAGCATTCCGTAAACAAGGGGTCGCTCGCTCGTGGGAAAGAATCCTCCTTGGTTGATGGAGCGTGTTTGACGGGGATGTGGATAAAAGCCAAAAAGCTTGCAGTTGCTTCTTGATAAAATGCGGAGGAAAACGCAGGAAAAGAACAAAGGATATGTATGGTGCAATTTATATTGaaatcaatcagtttgaaattcaGTCATCTCACGTTCTAATGGGGGTGTGTGGTAAGGGATCAAGAGTGTTTAAAAAATGCTGGTTTGTTGTCTTATATGACATCCAACTGTATTCATTTGTTAGACTAGTTACCATTTTAAATGCGTTGCACTTAAggaaaaacgtcttgaaatcccgcttcaacaatgcatcgaaacttcagacgcacaaatctcaagaagcaagcttcaaacaacaatgtatttcattattctgttcttgctcacttgtaattagcttaaaatgaaaagctcaggtgcactggttttgttaacgaacagatttgaaatcgtgagtaggtaccaaagtcggccattatggcggccattttgggattctaacaagtctgtccttaatacggCAACTCAGTGATACCATTTATTTTGGGAAATCGTAAGACACGTTGAAGAAAAGAGTACTACTCCAATCTGACAGTGCAACTAAGATATAATTATTATTATAGAATCTCCAGAGCTCCAGATCCAGACTCCAGCTTACAAGACTCTGAACTTTACAAGTTTATTTTACAAAATGTGGTACAAAAAACCAAGTCGTTTTGTTCCGGCaagtctcgttggataaatgtacgacttatGCTGTAATAATCAtcattatgcaactcgttgcataaataactatacatattggcaaaattcaaaaaaaaataggtaaaatctgAGTTGTTGAGCAAAGGTTCTTGACAGTTTTTTGACAATTCAGTTTGAAATcagtttgcagctgcagctctccaacgtcggtcacgcaaAAACGCTCGCCAGATTACGCTCTACTTGGTCCGccaatcgtgctctctgcgctccacgccttctagtaccaaccggatggttagcaaacaccaactttgcagggctgttatccggcattcttgaaacatgtcctgtccaccgtatccttccggctttggccactttctggatgctgggttcgccgtaaagtgcagcgagctcgtggttcatccttcgccgccacacaccgttctcctgcacgccgccgaagatcgtccctagcacgcgtcgctcgaaaactccgagtgcttgcaggtcctcctcgaacatggtccatgtctcgtgtccgtagaggattaccggtcttattagcgtcttgtacacgGTACATTTGTTGCggcggtgaatcttttttgaccgcagtttcttctggagcccatagtaggcacgacttccactgatgatgctccTTTGTATTTCACGgcccacgttattgtcagccgttagcaaggaaccgaggtagacaaattcttctACCTCCTCGGaagtatccctgtctatcgttACATtgattgctgccaaggcttgtcctatcTCACCAGAATGTACTCTGTCTTAGccccattcaccaccagtccgtcctttgctgcttcacgtttcaggcgacaaattggccggattccgTGAAGATtgaaccccggctgttgagcctggctcgtcgtaTAACacgttgaatagtaggcaggaaagtcgtagtccccgtcgagattcgaatgaactggatagttcacccgaaatccttacgctgttctgcacgccgtccatcgttgctcttatcagtcttccGCAGGTTGAACTTCCCGGAAAAGCTGTCctcatccatgattttccattgctctgtgcggtcgatactgtcgcatgccgccttgaagtcgatgaacaggtaatgTGTTGGGaccacgacatttctggagggtttgccgtcgatgaaaccggcttggtaacttgccacgaactcatttactttaggtgaaagacgacaaaagatgatctgggatagcggcattcaaaatggtgatcgctcgaaagttctcacacattaacttgtggCCTTtatcaaggatggaagaaaatcacttcaagcgataaatgatacaggatacgaataatccaaggtaGCCTTGTTCTTgaagtagcatgatgccgacgcctcacaccgtgctcgtatcacagagataatcaaagcatctgatgcacgctttatcgcgtcatgactcgttatcggatcatgttacaagtcgtgataaattttattcattacaCTGTATgtcacttatgcacccgtaaaccgatttcatgattcgaaataatacattcataagcatatcGGGAAGTTAAAGCAGCAAGAATGTTCAAAAAATGAATGAAATCacaaatttatcatttcgacttcatgataacgatcgcatcgcgcccgcaaatgccgagcgaatcattcttctcggaccgtagtttgttaTGACGCTTGACGACAAagtgttatcgttgttgctatgatcgcgcgatgccgttcaacCGCGatacattcgaaatctgatcatgatcactagatttccatccttggccTTTATAATAGATGAGCCTTTATTGTAGATAGGACAGATCGCTCCtcaggtagctgttcggtttcctagatcttGACCACTAACcgttgcagacaggtggccaacttttctgggcccatcttgatgagttctgctaccATACTGTCCTcatcagccgctttgttgtttttgagctggtgaatggcatccttaacttctctcagcatgggagttggttcgttcccgtcctctgctgtaccaacatagtcatttcatcCGTTGCCTTGAGCCCCCGtgcctacccagacaaccaatttgcacttataatgaagtttatgttcatgttatacgtacttttatacggtaAAATTACatagcataagatgcagtaaaagtgccttatacgtacaaaagtggaggcgctatacgtgcattgacggaaaaataataacgctatatgacttgaagcgatatcttatgcgatgcatggTCTACACACTATTGCAACGTAATATAGCAACTTATGCGACTTAatcatattcgaaaaaaaaaacaattcttgtcacttCAGTATCGAACTAACAACATTTGGATTATCGAACCACACTTCActcttaacaccaaacactacttatgaaacatactggctaattgtcatgacattctcactggctaattgtcatgacatgactcagtgtttgttggagtcagtgctgaaaatttcatttcgtcatatctaaattcaaccacctacagctcattttagaagctgaacctgagaatatgatatatgaaaaacttgtgcggctagaccaactctgcaagaaaatcacggaaaacccgctatttttcgaatatttttcgaaggtagtccgtgacatttaccttaaatattaaaaaaagatagcgggttttccgtgactttcttgcagaattggtctagtcacacaagtttttcatataccatattctcagcttcAGCTTTTAAaacgagctgtaggtgattgaatatagatatgacgaaatgaatttttcagcactggttggaatgcacttggtttccctgcGTTGTACGTGTTTGGCAGGCTATCTGGATCTCAAtatgacgaagcgtgatttcccgcaaaacaaatcaaaaattatgactttataacatgttttgtcaccataatgatgactgctcATTTTCTtgaagctttttggcactcccagAGCACCTCCTTCATTGTTATCACGTATCACATctcaatatgccaacgttaacgattctagcttatgcgagtttgtattcaCATTTTAACgagcttatttttacttttatttttaaactgtcataataagaaaagtaccaagcaaaGTCGTGTAACCATCGCAGTATGCAAttttgcgaattcaattgacactttgcgaattCGCTCGGACGCTTTTGCGAATGAGCAAAgctcgtcgcaataaaacatcagaatatcgtctaatACGATGTGGTCGTACATGATGAAAATagatttgcactcttatatgattttatcagatgaatcgcaataagttcaaaaaataacatcatatgcgatgaaaattgaccCTCATCCGTACATATAtgtgatagtgacttaaaataataCGTTATACGATGTACatcgtgcatccttatgcgatttctggttgtctgggtacattctcttcgccattcaggttctcgtcgaagtgctgcttccacctttcgaataCATCACGTTTATCTTCTAgtaaatttttacaatttttaatttaaaaaaatcaataatggGAGTCCGTAGGTATCCCAGAAtacacatacagggggtggctaaAATGTTCGGGATAGGCAACTTATTTTTCTCTCAGatcaaatcatcataacttttttcatagcttagcttagcttagactgactgcacatatctatggttgctactccgtgattgacccgaaccaatgacagttgcacaatgaatcaactgaataattgactgggagtggtcaacattctcactgtgcacgcttaagaggctctctttaacggtacaatacaGTGACAAAacggaacaaaaatccaagtcgacactcatggtgacgaactatacaaagtcaatgaaaaaatatttcaaaagagaACCTTGTATTCATATGTTTAATACAAACTATCACCTATGGTTGAATTAATTgaattaatataataattgatacagaatccatagaaagagaataacaaggaacaaactcaccggataatcgcctgccatcaatcgaactaaaatgcgaaaggaaaaaaaaaaaatcggagtaccgaaggcaacgcgcgtgcGAATCCTGTCTCCAGCtcccgagccgtcactacacacactgactgaagccgggtcttcttcctctgccattAACTGAACCAAAATGCGCAAAaagcgaacgaaaaaaaaaatgaatcgaaACACCGAAGGCAACGCGTGCGCAAATCCGGTCTCCAGCTGCCAAGCTGTCACTACAGACACTCTCAAatatcatcataacttttttcatagttaaaaaaaaaaaaaaactatgttttccaagaattttcaagcatcaaTGCATtcttgataatcgctcaaaatttcattcaatttggttaacTGATCTCcggacagttcaaaaattggttgtctaaaaaatagtgttttacgagaacggttctggcTTCACGAAAGAtttaccaatcaagctcaaatttgtaccaatgatgcacatataataggttgacaaacagtcaaaatttgagaattttttatgcactctgtgGAAAgtgacagcatgttgaatttgttttgtgagagaaaaaaaaagttgcctattccaaacattttggccaccctttGTATCAGAAACtactaaaataaaagaaaacttcATGGCAGGATATTTTCATACACCTGATACTCTGGGGTATGATGGACCCCTGGTAAACACCTGAACACCGTAAAGCTTGAGTGTGGACTTCTGGCTCGCAGGGTCGGCTTACGTTGAGGGGCTAATCAAGGCTCAATGAAtggcaggtatcaggtatcagaaagcCGACTCCAAAAGCACGTTATCCTCTATTTGGGacgtttgtgccatcgccaaaataataacctatttcatcatctacctgagggaaaaggtcggacataaggataaggatggggataaggacaggtaggtaaaaagaaagaaaataccctggaagagggtactaacgcataagcgccCTGGAAATGCCActataataacgcataaagcgaaagagagcctgtaGCTCTTTgctacagcgggttaagaacaatagaatattgggtaactctcgctgagaccggcccaatatttacaccttgtcttcaaaaatgtataaggtgccgattttctgaaagtcctcactaaaaagtaaggaaaataacttttgataggaaaaaaaaacatctctattttttgatatgttacgtatagatgtctcagctttcaattgatgcaaaaattttgaaaatcggtggttgccctcatggtgaaaacaaatgttttggtataaaaatccaagacggccaaattcaatatggccgacccaactttttattattgtaaatagtagctctatctttcttcttttcaacaacaatttttttgaggtggtttttggagaaactttcgagttataacggtttaaatgagccaccatttgaccaaaatcgaggggtctgcaaaaaatgttgtggctctaactaacggggggtccatcaatttgagtaaccaaatgcatttttcttacttttttagtgaggactttcagaaaaacggcaccttatacatttttgaaggcaaggtgtaaatagtgggccggtctcagcgagaattgcccATTCTGaacattcaggtttctgaagtcagtttaacTTAatgagtgtttaccgaatactcggaaacgcagttgcgcgaaactgaatagttacatatcaaatgatacgaaggtccataatcggattcacagccatCACATgccaatgaatcagcttgctgaatattcgccatgtgatagctgagacggcagtggccagtcaatgctttgaccagaatgctgcaattctgctttgacagatttgtaagatacttcgccacccttggagatggctcagtcaAATACAATTTGGTATGCCGagatgactccaaactattccagtattgtctgtgttgagtggcagcccaggtgtgaatctgaagctttacccaacacttcgatatcggaatatgCAGCTATCTAAGCCAATCGGGAAAGAAGTTAATATGGATGATCAATTTCATATGAGTCAGTAAAGCCGGCTAACGTCTTAAGTTATTACCGAGGatcatctccaaatcatcagttctttcatccacccaaatgaactgtacgaatttgttcaacaaaatgtgaaataaataccaAAGTCGTTTTGTATCGGAAAGCCTCGTTGGATGAATGTACGACTCATGTTGTAAAAATCGTAAATAACTATATTGACAAAGTTAAAAACAAAATAGGTAGAATCTAAGTTGCcgaaaaaatttcttaacaatttAGATGAGATTTTTTGACTTTGATACATAAATTATTCCGTTGGTTTGTTTTTACcaaattattttttcatttgGCAACCCTCCCTCTGTTTTCTCAAAGTAAATTTTCGCCATTTTCAATTCAAAAAATTAATCACGGGATCCCGTAGGTATCCCTGAATACACATATCACAAACTACTTGAACAAAAGAAAACTTCATGGCTGAATCTTTTTATACATCATATAATTTCTAGTTTTTTCAATGATAAACAGCAACAGTTGCAACAGTTAGTGAATGCAATTTGATAGTGTGCTAGGCAAACAATCTGAATCATTCTCTCCTACGGCTATCTACTGCTGGGTTTACTTGAAGTTTTACGAATCATCATTCGAGAATATGCTAATGCATGAAGAGTTTTATCGAAAGTAATCCAGTTGAGGCCACTCGTATTATCTGATTTGCTCTTGTATAATCCATTGAGGTCGCtaaaaatatacattttattAAATGAATCCTACAAAGCCATACGTTTAATTTTTCATACCTGTAATAACACTCCTTGTACCACCATGCACTCTTAAACAATTGAGCGCACCTTCTGGATGCATCATCGCTATAATTATCTTCAGTTGAAAATTTTCTGCCTTCGTGATACCTCAATGCATCGCCAGCGGTTCCATTGTATCTTCCCAGCTTCTTCAATTCATATTTCTGACATTCAGCCCCAATCTCAAACTCATCGTATCGAGCAAATTTAtagcttccattgaaatctttcAGCTCCACAAGAAGCTGTTGGCCACCGCCTTTTGTGAGACGATGCAGTTTCTCCAGCCCTATCCAGAACTCTCCACCAAGATTTCCGAATCCGTTCTGGTAGTCAGTCCAGTTCCGGTGGAAGTTCACTGATCCATCAAGTCGTTGCTGCACAACAATCCAGCCTCCGTCAAATACTTTCTGTTCGCAATACACCTCCAAAGGTTCATCAAAACCCAATGGATGTATTTTGTACCTTCCTGATACATGTGAAGGAACTTCGGAGCAAGATTTGCATGCAAAACTGCCACAGCTTGGGTGTTGTTGCAAAATCGATGCAGAATGATGCAGCACGGTGCGTGAATGATGAACTACAGCTCGTTCTAATCTGGTCTGCATCAGCATCATCTCCTTGTGAGTATTACATCTTTCATCCAATTTGACTTCGAGAGCTTCCAGTTTAGCAATGAGAATTTCATAGCCAAAACCCCCGCATAAATTAGCGGGGCAGTTGGAGCAGACGTTGGACACTTTTGTTGCCTCATGGTAGCGAATTGCACAAAACACACATATAATAATTAAAATGATCACCTTCATTCTGGGACAGTTGAGAATCAATCGCCTCCGAAGAGTTATAGCAATAAACAACTGCAGCTGTTTGTGAGCCATGTCGTTTTATATCAAAATGTATGCCACGGCTGCAAACTTTCAATGATCCCTGCGGTTTGTACTGCATCACAAATGCTTCCTGCCACAACTTTATTAATTTGATTCTGGCGTTACTTCTCATCtggaacagagcttgcttctcagaTTCGAAGTTATTTCTCTGGCAGTCGTGAAGTTGGTCCCCGTCCTGCTGCTGCCACCTAAGCCATATGAACCCTTTTGCTCGAACTACATACATCATTATAAAAACGGATGTTATTAATACGTCTGATAACATCATTCAACGTTAGATCGCTCTACGGACGGTTTTTACGCTAACTCAATACAATAGTTGATACAGTCAACATATGTTGGATTGGCGGATAGGATTTCTTTATCAGCTGAAAAAAATACCGTCAGTAGGGGCGACATTGAACCAAACATTAATAGCTTCATCGCTTTAAAAGTCGTTACAATAATTTGCAAACGCTGAATAAACGTCAAATATGATAaacatgtttatttttatgtaacctATGACTAACCTCAATATTAAACTGAGTTAATAAAGTCgattgtcgttccggttcctcatccgatgcgaggttgtgaatccattggtcatagaaaatttcgaaaagctgctccaacaaaaccctcaaactcgttttagtTGCTCTTCAACTCTCGCAGAGTTAACACGTTCCGATACGAAGCTCTTGCTTACGATCGAGTGTTTTAcctttcttacacccataagaagggtataaataccgttcgaaaaaccgactttctatCCGAGGTCCGCAGGGccgagtcgcatataccaatcaactcagctcgacgaactgagcaaatgtctgtgtgtatgtgtgtgtgtgtgtgtgtgtgtgtgtgtgtgtgtgtgtgtgtgtgtgtgtgtgtgtgtgtgtgtgtgtgtgtgtgtgtgtgtgtgtgtatgtgtgtgtgtgtgcttatgttacaaaaaaaagtcacgcacgtttctcagccgtctgacatCCGATTTGGATtttcttagttgcaaatgaaagctgcaacatcctagtagaaccctattgaattttattacgatccgaCATTTGGCTACCGAGATA includes:
- the LOC109400932 gene encoding fibrinogen-like protein A, whose translation is MAHKQLQLFIAITLRRRLILNCPRMKVIILIIICVFCAIRYHEATKVSNVCSNCPANLCGGFGYEILIAKLEALEVKLDERCNTHKEMMLMQTRLERAVVHHSRTVLHHSASILQQHPSCGSFACKSCSEVPSHVSGRYKIHPLGFDEPLEVYCEQKVFDGGWIVVQQRLDGSVNFHRNWTDYQNGFGNLGGEFWIGLEKLHRLTKGGGQQLLVELKDFNGSYKFARYDEFEIGAECQKYELKKLGRYNGTAGDALRYHEGRKFSTEDNYSDDASRRCAQLFKSAWWYKECYYSDLNGLYKSKSDNTSGLNWITFDKTLHALAYSRMMIRKTSSKPSSR